A single Kribbella aluminosa DNA region contains:
- a CDS encoding hydantoinase/oxoprolinase N-terminal domain-containing protein — protein sequence MRIGIDVGGTNTDAVLLDGEGADVNVLAANKSATSADVTAGIIDTLDRLQAERSFDPAQVQAVMIGTTHFINALIEARRLAPTAALRLGLPATASLPPLVDWPERLVGAISGRSYLAHGGHEFDGRHIAELDEDELRRHAADMQQHGVRSVAISSVFSPVSNEFELRAAEILHAELGDDVAISLSHEIGRIGLLERENATIINAALRELAASIVDGLSGAVAGHGISAPLYLSQNDGTLMDVDFARRYPVATFASGPTNSMRGAALLSGLDTCAVVDVGGTTSDVGVLTHGFPREATTEVDVAGVRTNFRMPDVLSIGIGGGSLVASSNDLVTVGPRSVGYRLTEEALVFGGKTLTATDIAVAAGRALVGDADAVADLDPTLVKAALARVAADIADAVERMRTSPEPLPVVAVGGGSILLPDDLPGSLAVHRPENFAVANAIGAAIAQVGGEVDRVYAIDPGRRDAVVDEARQEAVDRAIAAGADPAAVRIVDFDEVPIPYLPGNATRIRCKAVGDLRLGETR from the coding sequence ATGCGTATCGGTATCGATGTCGGTGGGACGAACACCGACGCCGTGCTGCTCGACGGCGAGGGTGCCGACGTCAACGTGCTGGCGGCGAACAAGTCCGCGACCAGCGCGGACGTGACGGCCGGCATCATCGACACCCTGGACCGGTTGCAGGCGGAGCGATCCTTCGACCCGGCGCAGGTGCAGGCCGTGATGATCGGCACCACGCACTTCATCAACGCGCTGATCGAGGCCCGGCGCCTCGCTCCGACCGCGGCCCTGCGGCTCGGTCTGCCCGCGACGGCGTCCCTGCCCCCGCTGGTCGACTGGCCGGAGCGGCTGGTCGGGGCGATCAGCGGGCGCAGCTACCTGGCGCACGGCGGGCACGAGTTCGACGGCCGGCACATCGCGGAGCTGGACGAGGACGAGCTGCGCCGGCACGCCGCCGACATGCAGCAGCACGGCGTACGGTCGGTGGCGATCTCGTCGGTGTTCTCGCCGGTGAGCAACGAGTTCGAGCTGCGCGCGGCCGAGATCCTGCACGCCGAGCTCGGCGACGACGTGGCGATCTCGCTGTCCCACGAGATCGGCCGGATCGGCCTGCTGGAGCGTGAGAACGCGACCATCATCAACGCCGCGCTCCGCGAACTCGCCGCGAGCATCGTCGACGGCCTGTCCGGCGCGGTCGCCGGCCACGGCATCTCCGCACCGCTCTACCTGAGCCAGAACGACGGCACGCTGATGGACGTCGACTTCGCCCGCCGGTACCCGGTGGCCACGTTCGCGTCCGGGCCGACCAACTCGATGCGCGGGGCTGCCCTGCTGTCCGGTCTGGATACCTGCGCGGTGGTCGATGTCGGCGGTACGACGAGCGATGTCGGCGTACTCACCCACGGGTTCCCGCGGGAGGCGACCACCGAGGTCGACGTGGCCGGGGTACGGACGAACTTCCGGATGCCCGACGTACTCAGCATCGGCATCGGCGGCGGCAGCTTGGTGGCCTCAAGCAACGACCTGGTGACGGTCGGTCCGCGGTCGGTGGGATACCGCCTGACCGAGGAAGCGCTGGTCTTCGGCGGCAAGACGCTCACCGCGACGGACATCGCCGTCGCGGCCGGCCGGGCTCTCGTCGGCGACGCGGACGCGGTCGCGGACCTCGACCCGACGCTGGTGAAGGCCGCGCTCGCCCGGGTGGCCGCGGACATCGCGGACGCGGTGGAGCGGATGCGTACGTCGCCGGAGCCGCTGCCGGTGGTGGCGGTCGGCGGCGGGTCGATCCTGCTGCCGGACGATCTGCCCGGGAGCCTCGCCGTACATCGGCCGGAGAACTTCGCGGTCGCGAACGCGATCGGCGCCGCGATCGCGCAGGTCGGCGGCGAGGTCGACCGGGTGTACGCGATCGACCCGGGCCGCCGCGACGCGGTCGTCGACGAGGCACGCCAGGAGGCCGTCGACCGCGCGATCGCGGCCGGCGCCGACCCCGCGGCCGTACGGATCGTGGACTTCGACGAGGTCCCGATCCCGTACCTCCCCGGCAACGCGACCCGCATCCGCTGCAAGGCGGTCGGCGACCTGCGGCTGGGTGAGACCCGATGA
- a CDS encoding DUF917 domain-containing protein, which yields MKLRAEDLGALARGAAVLGTGGGGDPHIGRLLAQQALKEHGPVEVVAVGDLPDDACVLPVAMMGAPTVMVEKLPSADQISVAVQTLAKYVGKTPTHLACIEAGGVNSTVPVIAAAQLGLPLVDGDGMGRAFPELQMVLPTLAGIEATPMAIVDEKGNRGVFDTVTNEWAERLARSATVDMGCSAIVSLYAMTGAEVRGSFVAGTLSKCVTIGRAIERAQRMHSDPVAAVVDELGGRLLHLGKVVDVQRRTTTGFARGDAAVDGLDASQGRLLTLRFQNEHLVAELDGTAVATTPDLIIVLDTESGEPITTEALRYGHRVSVLAAPADDRWHSPAGIDLVGPRYFGYDLDPIRALETA from the coding sequence ATGAAGTTGCGTGCCGAAGACCTGGGTGCGCTTGCGCGGGGTGCCGCTGTGCTGGGGACTGGTGGGGGTGGTGATCCGCATATCGGGCGGTTGCTGGCGCAGCAGGCGTTGAAGGAGCACGGGCCGGTGGAGGTCGTTGCCGTCGGCGACCTTCCGGACGATGCGTGTGTACTGCCGGTCGCGATGATGGGCGCGCCGACCGTGATGGTGGAGAAGCTGCCCTCGGCCGACCAGATCTCGGTCGCCGTACAGACGCTGGCGAAGTACGTCGGAAAGACGCCGACCCACCTGGCCTGTATCGAGGCCGGCGGCGTGAACTCGACCGTACCGGTGATCGCGGCCGCACAACTCGGCCTGCCCCTGGTGGACGGCGACGGGATGGGCCGAGCGTTCCCCGAGTTGCAGATGGTGCTGCCGACGCTCGCCGGGATCGAGGCGACCCCGATGGCGATCGTCGACGAGAAGGGTAACCGCGGCGTCTTCGATACGGTCACCAACGAATGGGCCGAACGCCTCGCCCGCTCGGCCACCGTCGACATGGGCTGCTCCGCGATCGTCTCGCTGTACGCGATGACCGGCGCCGAGGTCCGCGGCTCGTTCGTCGCCGGGACGCTCAGCAAGTGCGTCACGATCGGCCGGGCGATCGAGCGGGCGCAGCGGATGCACAGCGACCCGGTAGCTGCCGTGGTGGACGAGCTGGGCGGGCGGCTGCTGCACCTGGGCAAGGTCGTCGACGTACAACGCCGTACGACGACCGGATTCGCGCGCGGTGATGCGGCCGTCGACGGGCTGGACGCGTCTCAAGGGCGGCTGCTGACGCTGCGCTTCCAGAACGAGCACCTGGTCGCGGAGCTCGACGGTACGGCGGTGGCGACCACGCCGGACCTGATCATCGTGCTCGACACCGAGTCCGGCGAACCGATCACCACCGAGGCACTGCGGTACGGCCATCGGGTGAGCGTGCTCGCCGCGCCCGCCGACGACCGCTGGCACTCGCCGGCCGGCATCGACCTGGTCGGCCCGCGGTACTTCGGCTACGACCTGGACCCGATCCGCGCCCTGGAGACAGCATGA
- a CDS encoding DUF917 domain-containing protein, producing the protein MSWQLDIAHLKDLARGAAILGTGGGGDPLIGRLLVEQAIREHGPVTVLDPDELDDDAFVIPTAQMGAPTVIVEKIPRGSEPVGALRALEKHLGRHADATMPIECGGINSMIPLLVAARTGLPVVDADGMGRAFPELQMETFSVYGVPGSPMAIAGEHDETVVIDTGTDNKQMEWLARGITIRLGGVAHIAEYSMTGAEVKRTAVPRTLSLGLSIGRAVREARAAHEDPVEAIRAALAPTLYSHLRVLFRGKVVDVERRTLEGFARGRARFTGYDGTSQLELRFQNENLVAEVDGEVVCTVPDLICVLEADTAEPITTEGLRYGQRVTVVGISTPDLMRTPEALAVFGPSCFGLDVEFNPVERHALVP; encoded by the coding sequence ATGAGCTGGCAACTGGACATCGCGCATCTGAAGGATCTCGCCCGCGGCGCGGCGATCCTCGGGACCGGCGGCGGCGGCGATCCGTTGATCGGGCGGTTGCTGGTCGAGCAGGCGATCCGCGAACACGGGCCGGTGACCGTACTCGATCCGGACGAACTGGACGACGACGCGTTCGTGATCCCGACCGCGCAGATGGGCGCGCCGACCGTGATCGTGGAGAAGATCCCGCGCGGCAGCGAGCCGGTCGGCGCACTGCGGGCGCTGGAGAAGCACCTCGGCCGCCACGCCGACGCCACGATGCCGATCGAGTGCGGCGGCATCAACTCGATGATCCCGCTGCTGGTCGCGGCCCGGACCGGGCTGCCGGTCGTCGACGCGGACGGCATGGGGCGGGCGTTCCCGGAGCTGCAGATGGAGACGTTCTCGGTGTACGGCGTACCGGGGTCGCCGATGGCGATCGCGGGGGAGCACGACGAGACCGTGGTGATCGACACCGGCACGGACAACAAGCAGATGGAGTGGCTGGCGCGCGGGATCACGATCCGGCTCGGCGGGGTCGCGCACATCGCGGAGTACTCGATGACGGGTGCCGAGGTGAAGCGGACCGCCGTACCGCGGACGTTGTCGCTCGGGCTGTCGATCGGGCGCGCGGTGCGGGAGGCGCGGGCGGCGCACGAGGACCCGGTCGAGGCGATCCGGGCCGCGCTGGCGCCGACGTTGTACAGCCACCTGCGGGTGCTGTTCCGCGGGAAGGTCGTCGACGTGGAACGCCGTACGCTCGAAGGCTTCGCGCGCGGGCGGGCGCGGTTCACGGGGTACGACGGTACGTCGCAGCTGGAGCTCCGCTTCCAGAACGAGAACCTGGTCGCGGAGGTCGACGGCGAGGTGGTGTGCACGGTGCCGGACCTCATCTGCGTGCTGGAGGCGGACACTGCGGAGCCGATCACCACCGAAGGCCTGCGCTACGGGCAGCGCGTGACGGTCGTGGGCATCTCGACGCCGGACCTGATGCGTACCCCGGAGGCGCTGGCGGTGTTCGGCCCGTCGTGCTTCGGCCTGGACGTCGAGTTCAACCCCGTCGAACGCCACGCCCTCGTCCCGTAG
- a CDS encoding DUF917 domain-containing protein, giving the protein MSTVVREQDLGALVVGVTLLGSGGGGDTGAFGRMLRRRLGTGELVLRDAVDLPGVSVSPIGVVGATSVLMEKLPSGGEFETAVRAVSRWTGVDVTALMSLEAGGLNGLTPLIAALDLGLPVVDADLMGRALPRLDQFSWAVAGRSLTPCALSEPSGQVIVVDNVDAAGLERAVRSFVAQTGGWAVLALAPTPIEAAAVDAVEGSLTRALALGRAHAALEPGAVPAAVADGLGGRLLGSGRVVEVARHVIADGGAAFGRGSLCVVDSASRAVIRIETENEYLLALVDGTPVVTTPDLLCVLDRRTLQPIAVDAVRTGDEVVVVALPGPTWWHHPDRLPHVGPEAFGLACPAQLLEAS; this is encoded by the coding sequence ATGAGCACGGTCGTCCGGGAGCAGGATCTGGGGGCGCTGGTCGTTGGGGTCACGCTGCTCGGCTCCGGTGGTGGGGGCGATACGGGCGCCTTCGGGCGGATGTTGCGGCGGCGGCTCGGAACGGGGGAGTTGGTACTGCGGGACGCCGTGGACCTGCCTGGTGTTTCGGTGAGTCCGATCGGGGTGGTCGGGGCGACCAGTGTGTTGATGGAGAAGCTGCCCAGCGGAGGGGAGTTCGAGACGGCGGTACGGGCGGTCAGCCGGTGGACCGGGGTGGACGTGACCGCGCTGATGTCGTTGGAGGCCGGTGGGCTGAACGGGCTGACGCCGTTGATCGCTGCGCTGGACCTGGGGCTGCCGGTGGTCGACGCGGACCTGATGGGGCGTGCCTTGCCGCGGTTGGACCAGTTCTCGTGGGCGGTGGCCGGGCGGTCGCTGACGCCGTGTGCGCTCAGTGAGCCGAGTGGGCAGGTGATCGTGGTCGACAACGTCGACGCGGCGGGTCTGGAGCGGGCTGTACGGAGCTTTGTCGCTCAGACGGGTGGATGGGCGGTGCTGGCGCTGGCACCGACGCCGATCGAAGCTGCGGCCGTTGATGCGGTCGAAGGGAGTCTTACGCGGGCACTGGCGCTTGGCCGGGCGCATGCTGCGCTTGAGCCTGGGGCGGTGCCGGCAGCTGTTGCTGACGGTTTGGGTGGGCGCTTGCTGGGGAGCGGCCGGGTGGTGGAAGTTGCTCGGCATGTGATCGCTGACGGTGGTGCGGCGTTCGGCCGCGGGAGCCTGTGCGTGGTCGACTCCGCCAGTCGAGCAGTCATCCGCATCGAGACCGAGAACGAGTACCTACTCGCCCTGGTCGACGGCACACCAGTAGTCACCACACCGGACCTCCTGTGCGTTTTGGACCGCCGTACCCTGCAACCGATCGCCGTAGACGCCGTACGCACCGGCGACGAGGTAGTCGTCGTGGCTCTCCCCGGCCCCACCTGGTGGCACCACCCCGATCGCCTCCCGCACGTAGGCCCAGAAGCCTTCGGCCTAGCCTGCCCAGCTCAACTCCTGGAAGCCTCGTGA
- a CDS encoding PucR family transcriptional regulator, with the protein MTAEPEVVRSDLVLRAVSELRRASGDLASVLRTTSGVLDRAVTLAGADGGTLAGEPLEPEERAALVDVLPQVPVAWAAPYRVDLPSGAVLIAVAVLSVGPVCWLVARLPGVVPAEVAAVPEVLTVVAPAVGERLALRRLELERDARQRTSLLGELLHGEPSEATRRRAVDLGWQLDGWHTGIRLGADGQVDVAGRRTDVVEAFDAEGLRAVVVEQGDGWSAWITAVREPTATEVQQQAAAIRRVQRRLVQTVDTYVGVGRVQPGPSGIAVTLAEAGDAAGLARGRAETGRFLHVDRLGLAQLLLAWTRTDTFQPAAQALLAPIKDQPGDLVTTLAVYLDTESSLAETAAVLGIHRNTASARIAKIQHLLGVDLTNPDERLALHLASRTSPTQ; encoded by the coding sequence GTGACCGCCGAGCCTGAGGTGGTGCGTTCAGACCTGGTACTACGGGCGGTGTCGGAGCTCAGGCGGGCAAGTGGTGATCTTGCGTCGGTACTGCGGACAACGTCCGGCGTGCTGGACCGTGCTGTAACGCTGGCGGGTGCTGACGGCGGCACGCTTGCCGGTGAACCGCTGGAGCCGGAGGAGCGCGCGGCGCTGGTGGACGTGTTGCCACAGGTACCAGTGGCATGGGCTGCGCCGTACCGGGTCGACCTGCCGAGTGGGGCCGTACTCATCGCGGTTGCGGTGCTCAGCGTCGGCCCTGTGTGCTGGCTGGTTGCACGGCTGCCCGGTGTGGTCCCGGCTGAGGTTGCCGCCGTACCTGAGGTGCTGACTGTGGTCGCGCCAGCCGTGGGTGAGCGGTTGGCGCTCAGGCGGCTGGAGCTGGAGCGAGACGCACGCCAACGTACGTCGCTGCTGGGGGAGCTGCTGCACGGTGAGCCGTCAGAGGCGACAAGACGGCGCGCGGTCGACCTGGGGTGGCAGCTCGACGGCTGGCACACCGGGATCCGGCTCGGTGCCGACGGGCAGGTGGACGTGGCCGGTCGACGTACGGACGTCGTGGAGGCGTTCGACGCGGAGGGTCTGCGGGCGGTGGTGGTGGAGCAGGGCGACGGCTGGTCCGCGTGGATCACCGCCGTACGCGAGCCGACCGCCACCGAAGTACAACAGCAAGCCGCCGCCATCCGCCGAGTCCAGCGCCGCCTCGTGCAGACGGTCGACACGTACGTCGGGGTTGGCCGCGTCCAGCCTGGTCCGAGCGGTATCGCTGTCACGCTGGCGGAAGCGGGTGACGCGGCCGGCCTGGCGCGGGGGCGTGCCGAGACCGGGCGGTTCCTGCACGTCGACCGGCTCGGGTTGGCGCAACTGCTGCTCGCCTGGACCCGCACAGACACGTTCCAGCCTGCCGCGCAGGCGCTCCTCGCTCCCATCAAGGACCAGCCCGGCGACCTGGTCACCACACTGGCCGTCTACCTGGACACCGAGTCATCCCTCGCCGAAACCGCCGCCGTCCTCGGCATCCACCGCAACACAGCGTCGGCCCGCATAGCCAAGATCCAGCACCTTCTAGGCGTAGACCTCACCAACCCCGACGAACGCCTAGCCCTCCACCTAGCCTCCCGCACATCACCCACGCAATAG
- a CDS encoding aldo/keto reductase: protein MKLFPEDQRIGLGGAPLGNLLGEVHEADAVAAVNAAWDEGWRYFDTAPHYGLGLAEERLGLGLRGKPRDSYVLSSKVGRIIYSSDTAAPDDEGFDLSTTRRRRWDFSRDGVLRSIEDSLRRIGTDRLDVVFVHDPDDHYSDAVATAFPTLIELREQGVIGAIGAGMNQSAMLTRFVQEVDLDVIMLAGRYSLIDPDGLDDVLPACVQNDVQVVAVGIFNSGLLSQPRPAAGTTFNYEPAAQALVDRANKIADVCESHGTTLPAAALAFPLAHPAVAGIAVGCRTADEVHTNAALTRTKVPPAVWSDLKSAALLRKDAPTP from the coding sequence ATGAAGCTCTTTCCGGAGGACCAGCGCATCGGGCTCGGCGGTGCGCCGCTGGGCAACCTGCTCGGCGAGGTCCACGAGGCGGACGCGGTCGCCGCGGTGAACGCCGCCTGGGACGAAGGCTGGCGGTACTTCGACACCGCACCGCACTACGGACTCGGGCTCGCCGAGGAGCGGCTCGGCCTCGGGCTGCGGGGCAAGCCGCGGGACTCGTACGTGCTCTCCAGCAAGGTCGGGCGGATCATCTACTCGTCGGACACCGCGGCACCCGACGACGAAGGCTTCGACCTCAGTACGACGCGGCGCCGGCGCTGGGACTTCTCGCGGGACGGCGTACTGCGGAGCATCGAGGACTCGCTGCGGCGGATCGGGACCGACCGGCTGGACGTGGTGTTCGTGCACGACCCGGACGATCACTACTCCGACGCGGTCGCGACCGCGTTCCCGACCCTGATCGAGCTCCGCGAGCAGGGCGTGATCGGCGCGATCGGAGCCGGGATGAACCAGTCGGCGATGCTGACCCGGTTCGTCCAGGAGGTCGACCTCGACGTGATCATGCTGGCCGGCCGGTACTCGCTGATCGACCCGGACGGGCTCGACGACGTACTGCCCGCCTGCGTGCAGAACGACGTACAGGTGGTTGCCGTCGGCATCTTCAACTCGGGCCTGCTGTCCCAGCCTCGTCCCGCGGCCGGCACGACCTTCAACTACGAGCCCGCGGCCCAGGCCCTGGTCGACAGGGCGAACAAGATCGCCGACGTGTGCGAGTCCCACGGCACCACCCTCCCCGCCGCGGCCCTCGCCTTCCCACTGGCACACCCAGCAGTCGCAGGCATCGCAGTAGGCTGCCGCACCGCCGACGAAGTACACACCAACGCAGCCCTAACCCGCACCAAGGTCCCCCCAGCCGTATGGTCCGACCTGAAGTCCGCGGCCCTACTACGCAAGGACGCCCCAACCCCGTAA
- a CDS encoding SDR family NAD(P)-dependent oxidoreductase, whose amino-acid sequence MTDFAGLRAVVTGGASGIGLAAARLLAARGAQVVVFDLKPDVEAPLTGIAADVTDDDSIRDAVAAAALQLGGIDVVVNNAGIGAQGNVTANDDAEWHRVLDVNVVGIARVTRAALPHLRKSAAAAIVNTCSIAATAGLPNRALYSASKGAVLALTMAMAADHVREGIRVNCVNPGTADTPWVGRLLDVAEDPAAERAALEARQPMGRLVSADEVASAIAYLASPLSGSTTGTALAVDGGMQNLRLPGARS is encoded by the coding sequence GTGACCGACTTCGCCGGCCTGCGGGCTGTTGTCACGGGCGGTGCGTCCGGGATCGGGCTCGCGGCGGCCCGGCTGCTGGCGGCCCGCGGCGCGCAGGTGGTCGTGTTCGACCTGAAGCCGGACGTCGAGGCGCCGCTGACCGGGATCGCGGCGGACGTCACCGACGACGACTCGATCCGGGACGCGGTCGCCGCCGCGGCGCTGCAGCTCGGCGGGATCGACGTCGTGGTGAACAACGCCGGCATCGGCGCCCAGGGCAACGTGACCGCGAACGACGACGCCGAATGGCACCGGGTGCTGGACGTGAACGTGGTCGGCATCGCCCGCGTCACCCGGGCCGCGCTCCCGCACCTGCGGAAGTCGGCCGCGGCCGCGATCGTCAACACCTGCTCGATCGCCGCGACCGCCGGCCTGCCGAACCGGGCGCTGTACTCCGCGAGCAAGGGCGCCGTCCTGGCGCTGACGATGGCGATGGCCGCGGACCACGTCCGCGAAGGCATCCGGGTGAACTGCGTGAACCCCGGTACGGCGGACACGCCGTGGGTCGGGCGGTTGCTCGACGTCGCCGAGGACCCCGCCGCGGAGCGTGCGGCGCTCGAGGCGCGGCAGCCGATGGGCCGACTGGTGTCGGCGGACGAGGTGGCGTCCGCGATCGCGTATCTCGCGAGTCCGCTGTCGGGTTCGACGACCGGTACGGCGCTGGCCGTCGACGGCGGCATGCAGAACCTGCGGCTTCCGGGAGCCCGCTCATGA
- a CDS encoding L-fuconate dehydratase, giving the protein MARFTEFETYDVRFPTSLDLDGSDAMNTDPDYSAAYVILRTDAGDGLEGHGFAFTIGRGNDIQTTAIEALRDHVVGLDLDATLSDLGGFWKSLVHDSQLRWLGPEKGVMHMAIGAVVNAVWDLAAKRAGVPLWKLLADLTPEQIVGLVDFRYLTDALTPDEALQILRAAEPGRAEREAVLRERGYPAYTTTPGWLGYDDAKLVRLCHEAVADGFTQIKLKVGANVDDDIRRLRLAREAVGPDIRIAIDANQRWDVAEAITWIAALKPYDVYWVEEPTSPDDILGHAAIAKAIAPIKVATGEHVQNRIVFKQLLQAEALSVLQIDSARVAGVNENIANLLLAAKFGVPVCPHAGGVGLCELVQHLSMFDYIAVSGSLDDRVIEYVDHLHEHFLDPVVVRDGHYVAPVRPGFGAEMDAETLTDFRYPGGKIWTDLAEESK; this is encoded by the coding sequence ATGGCACGATTCACCGAGTTCGAGACGTACGACGTCCGCTTCCCCACGTCCCTGGACCTGGACGGGTCCGACGCGATGAACACCGACCCGGACTACTCCGCGGCGTACGTCATCCTCCGGACCGACGCCGGGGACGGGCTCGAGGGACACGGGTTCGCGTTCACGATCGGCCGCGGCAACGACATCCAGACCACGGCCATCGAGGCGCTCCGCGACCATGTCGTCGGGCTCGACCTGGACGCCACGCTGAGCGACCTCGGCGGGTTCTGGAAGTCACTTGTGCACGACTCGCAACTGCGCTGGCTCGGCCCCGAGAAGGGCGTCATGCACATGGCGATCGGCGCGGTCGTGAACGCGGTGTGGGACCTGGCCGCCAAGCGGGCCGGCGTACCGCTGTGGAAGCTGCTGGCGGACCTCACCCCGGAGCAGATCGTCGGCCTGGTCGACTTCCGGTACCTGACCGACGCGCTGACCCCGGACGAGGCGCTGCAGATCCTGCGGGCGGCCGAGCCCGGACGGGCCGAGCGGGAGGCGGTACTGCGGGAGCGCGGCTACCCGGCGTACACCACGACTCCCGGCTGGCTCGGGTACGACGACGCGAAACTGGTCCGGCTCTGCCACGAGGCGGTCGCCGACGGGTTCACCCAGATCAAGCTGAAGGTCGGCGCGAACGTCGACGACGACATCCGCCGGCTGCGGCTGGCCCGCGAGGCGGTCGGCCCGGACATCCGGATCGCGATCGACGCCAACCAGCGCTGGGACGTCGCCGAGGCGATCACCTGGATAGCGGCCCTCAAGCCGTACGACGTCTACTGGGTGGAGGAACCGACCAGCCCGGACGACATCCTCGGGCACGCCGCGATCGCGAAGGCAATCGCGCCGATCAAGGTCGCAACCGGCGAGCACGTCCAGAACCGGATCGTGTTCAAGCAGCTGCTGCAGGCCGAGGCGCTGTCCGTCCTGCAGATCGACTCGGCCCGGGTCGCGGGCGTCAACGAGAACATCGCGAACCTGCTGCTGGCGGCCAAGTTCGGCGTACCGGTGTGTCCGCACGCGGGCGGGGTAGGACTGTGTGAGCTGGTCCAGCACCTGTCGATGTTCGACTACATCGCGGTGAGCGGATCACTGGACGACCGGGTGATCGAGTACGTCGACCACCTGCACGAGCACTTCCTGGACCCGGTGGTGGTCCGGGACGGGCACTACGTGGCACCGGTACGGCCCGGGTTCGGCGCGGAGATGGATGCCGAGACGCTGACCGACTTCCGGTACCCGGGTGGCAAGATCTGGACCGACCTAGCTGAGGAGAGCAAGTGA
- the folP gene encoding dihydropteroate synthase, whose protein sequence is MADERDGVLRLGGRSFGPGEFAVMAIVNRTPDSFFDGGATYAAQAALTAIDQAVADGADLVDIGGVKAGYGEPVDEAEELRRTVDFVATVRDRHPELLISVDTYRSGVARRVGAAGANLINDTWSGHDPELAGAAAEVGAGLVCSHVGGLKPRTDPHRMAYDDVVADVIRTTTALARKAIAAGVHPDGIVIDPTHDFGKNTLHSLEVTRRIDELAATGWPVLVAMSNKDFLGETLDLPSGRRGPATLAAVSVAAWLGARVFRVHDVAGVRQALDLIAVLRKTATPAYTRRSLV, encoded by the coding sequence GTGGCGGACGAGCGGGATGGAGTGTTGCGACTCGGCGGGCGGTCGTTCGGGCCGGGGGAGTTCGCCGTGATGGCGATCGTGAACCGGACCCCGGACTCGTTCTTCGACGGCGGCGCGACGTACGCGGCCCAGGCGGCGCTGACCGCGATCGACCAGGCGGTCGCCGACGGTGCGGACCTGGTCGACATCGGCGGCGTCAAGGCCGGGTACGGCGAACCCGTCGACGAGGCCGAGGAGCTGCGCCGGACCGTCGACTTCGTCGCCACCGTCCGCGACCGGCACCCGGAGCTGCTGATCAGCGTCGACACCTACCGCAGCGGCGTCGCCCGCCGGGTCGGAGCCGCCGGGGCGAACCTGATCAACGACACCTGGTCCGGCCACGACCCCGAGCTCGCCGGAGCCGCGGCCGAGGTCGGCGCGGGCCTGGTCTGCAGCCACGTCGGCGGGCTGAAGCCGCGCACCGACCCGCACCGGATGGCGTACGACGACGTGGTCGCGGACGTGATCCGGACGACCACCGCGCTGGCCCGGAAGGCGATCGCGGCCGGGGTGCACCCGGACGGGATCGTCATCGACCCGACCCACGACTTCGGCAAGAACACCCTGCACTCGCTCGAGGTGACGCGCCGGATCGACGAGCTGGCGGCGACCGGCTGGCCGGTACTGGTGGCGATGTCGAACAAGGACTTCCTCGGCGAGACCCTCGACCTGCCGTCCGGCCGGCGCGGTCCGGCGACGCTCGCCGCGGTCAGCGTCGCGGCCTGGCTGGGCGCGCGGGTGTTCCGGGTCCACGACGTCGCCGGCGTCCGGCAGGCCCTCGACCTGATCGCCGTACTGCGGAAGACCGCGACCCCGGCGTACACCCGAAGGAGCCTGGTGTGA
- a CDS encoding pyrimidine reductase family protein — MIRDRAAGRELTEDELIAAYAVADRSVPRLRANFVTSLDGAVTVKGVSGGLSSKDDQNMLGRLRMLADVVLVGAGTLRAEGYGGLRLGSKRRAWRVEHGLPENPTLAAVSARLDLPADSPVFTNAPTRAIVITCAASPAEQREALAEVADVLVCGEDAVDLTAAVAALGERGLTQILCEGGPHLLGSLTVADLVDELCLTVSPLLAGPGARRITDGVAATEARPLPLMHILSADDGFLFLRNGRGIR, encoded by the coding sequence GTGATTCGAGATCGTGCGGCCGGTCGCGAGCTGACCGAGGACGAGCTGATCGCCGCCTATGCGGTGGCGGATCGCTCGGTGCCCCGGCTCCGGGCGAACTTCGTCACCAGCCTGGACGGCGCGGTGACCGTGAAGGGCGTGTCCGGAGGCCTGTCCAGCAAGGACGACCAGAACATGCTCGGCCGGCTCCGGATGCTCGCGGACGTGGTCCTGGTCGGAGCCGGCACGCTGCGCGCCGAGGGGTACGGCGGTCTGCGGCTCGGGTCGAAGCGCCGCGCCTGGCGGGTCGAGCACGGCCTGCCGGAGAACCCGACGCTCGCCGCGGTCTCGGCCCGGCTCGACCTGCCCGCCGACAGCCCGGTGTTCACGAATGCGCCGACGCGCGCGATCGTCATCACCTGCGCGGCGTCTCCGGCCGAGCAGCGGGAGGCGCTGGCGGAGGTCGCCGACGTACTGGTCTGCGGCGAGGACGCGGTGGACCTCACGGCGGCCGTGGCTGCGCTGGGGGAGCGCGGGCTGACGCAGATCCTCTGCGAGGGCGGCCCGCACCTGCTGGGTTCGCTCACCGTCGCCGACCTGGTCGACGAGCTGTGCCTGACCGTCTCCCCGCTGCTCGCCGGACCGGGTGCGCGCCGGATCACAGACGGCGTCGCCGCCACCGAGGCACGACCGCTCCCGCTCATGCACATCCTGTCCGCCGACGACGGTTTCCTGTTCCTCCGCAACGGCCGGGGGATTCGCTAG